DNA from Pelodiscus sinensis isolate JC-2024 chromosome 1, ASM4963464v1, whole genome shotgun sequence:
CAAAATCCATTGATAATCAAATTTTGTTTCTTGGGTTTAATTTAGAATTACTGCAAGCAGTCAGTACtttatatgaaaaattatttttttaattcagttttaATACTGAAAGAATGAGGGAAGTATTATAGCTATTCTGTGTACTTCTGTACAAATCTGTAGCATTTTCTTGATGGGTATAACTTCGATGTATTTAAGCTTTTATAAAATCTCATCTTGTATGTAGGTGGAATACAATTCATAGAGTTAGGTGAGATCAGCATGGATTAAATTCTTGAGTTTATAAATGTAGGTTTTGTAACTTCTGTATTCTGTAATTCTGTATTCACAAGATGATTGAACATGCAATTTGGAGATAATTATTTACTATAGAAACAAAAAAAGGAGACATTTGTTATAAAGTTTCTGTGACCCAAATTATATGGTAGTTAGGCATTATTCCTTTTAGTATTGCATTGCTTAAttgatttaggaacctaaatctCATTTTTGAAAGAGATTTAGTGACTAAGGTACTTTCACTGAGACTTaggcttcttttgaaaatgagaatTGGTCTGTTAAATAGAGCAACATCtacatacctttaaaaatctgggacTTGTATTATCCATTTCTCTGGCTAGCATTTTTAAGTTAAATTCTTCACAATAGGTATAACATTCATGTTCAGTAGTTTTATGTATGTGTTATATGAAGATATTCTTAAGTAAAAAAAGTATACATGGTACTGTGGCTATAAAGGTTTCATTAAATTGGAATGGCCACATTACTCAGCAATGAGGAATCTGCAGATGACCTCTGGAGTTCATCTTAATCAGGTGCTGATAAAATAATTATCTTGACCTAATATATTCTCTGTATGCTACGTACGTTGTTGAAAAATGGTTTTggagagatttttaaaactgaattgGGACTATTTTTATTGGTACCTCAGTTACAATGAGTTTAATTGTATACAGtgcagagggagaggaaaaatTAAAACACATACACTTAAAATGCCTATAAAATATTCTAATCTAAATTAATTTATAGGAGAAACAAGTCACAGCTTTTAAATCTGATATTTTGGGACCTTACAAGTACTATATCCCTCAATGAGAAGATGAGAATCTCTCCTTTTTTTTGAGAATCTCTCCTTATGGCAATAAGTGTCCCATTTCTGGCTCTGAAGTTTTCAAGATATCGAAACTTAAACTTGTAAATCTGTCTTTGATGTTAGGCTGAAAATTTCCCATTTTGGACTTTGGATTAGTATAATTttgggaaagaaaagagaaaattgtatGGCCATATGACTTTTGAATTTCTGTCTGAATCTGCTCAGATTTTGCAATAGAAGTAGTGATAGAGATGGCAAAGGTGCATGAGAAACTGCATTTATCACATGGCTCTAGCCatcatgtgtgtgtgttaaatgtTTCATATATATTATATTTGGAGCTTAGTAGCACTTCATAGTTGAGTTTACCTAACATTCTATTGTAAGATCTTGCTttttagttgcttataactttgctagATCTTTCTCCTCGTTGTAAATTGGTTCCAGGCTAAACTTGTTTGAAATGTTTCTATAAAAATAGTTCAGCTATTTCCGACAATGTGATCAGATAAAAATACACAATACAGCCATTCCATTAAGAAGGCCTTGAGCCTCCATACTTTGGAGAGGAGGAACTTAACTTGCGCCAGGGGTAATTCTCGTGCAAGGGTTGTGCCTCTTGCAGGCCCCATAAAAATCTACCTATATTTGACTCAGGCTTGGCCTCTGAAAAATGTTTGCACGTGCTCAATAGAAGTTTGTGAAAGGTTGGCAGCATTGTACTTATAATATTATCAGCACTAAACATGCTTCTTTCCCACACAGCTTCTATGTGCTGACCAAATTGAAAATGAACCATCCTCACAGAGTGACTGACATCCATTCCAGGGTTGCCAGACTTTTCCGACAGTTCTTCTTCCCAGCAACTTGAGGGCCACCATGGTGACAGGCACTCAAACTGAGAACAGGGAGAATGACTGTCTTTATGTTTTTAAGGCTACCCCTGCTGATGTGTAGATAGCAACAAGGAGATGGAGGAACCAGACTGAGCTGCTCAAATGCagtgggagagagaagaaaatgaaggtgcaggctgtgcagagATGGGAATAAGGAGGACAGGAACAAAGCTATGTAAGGGTGGTAAAGCAGAGGGCCCAAGAATATAACAAAAGAGGACAAAATAAAGAAGGACAGTAGGGTTTGTAACTGCTAGAATACTCTTCCCCTAGAACCAGGAATAGAATCAAGATTTCCTGAGTTCCAACGTTCCTTTGCTGTCAGCAAATAGCCATGAAAACATAGCAAAATGTGTCATGTTTTTCGAATGACTGTAGAGGTACTTCTTAATCTCTACTAGTTTCTCTATGGTTGAAGGTATTAGAAGTCTATGCTGTGGGTATAAAGATTCTAACCCTTCTGATAAcctatgaattttttttttcagttttctttacaaatcattggcactcacccacagaaaaactGTTACAAGAACTTTGTTACAGCTGCAAAGTCAAACATGCAAACATTTTGCAAATTCCAGAATTAATGTCTTCCctggaaagaaagaaagtgtTATCATAAAATCacagactgtatcataatgcatgcTCACAGTGAGGGTGAATTAGTCTTGAACAGGAAACTTTAGTTCTGGCACTTTATAATTTttcagtgcttgactttgcaatcttaacTTTAATATAGGTTGTTTTCTTTGATAAAATAACAATAATAGAAAAACTTAGCATTTTATAATTCTTTAATTTGTAGAGCCGACTGTGCTTTACAAAAGCAAGCAAGTAATATTGCTATTTTAAAGAGAAATTTGTGTGCATATACTTTAGTATTGGTAATTGATGCATACGTATGTGATACAGAAACTTGAAACCTACATCAATGTGATTTAATATTGTAAAGACCTAAAAGATTGGAAAAACAATCCTTGTAGTGGcattttttatttacaatgaaaggaagagagaaattaGTAATAAAAGCGAACAAAAGTATAATGAGACCCTGCTTTATGCAATGAACATTTACATTATTCTCAAGATAGAATATTTGTTTGACTTCAGTTGCAATCATTGTATCATGCAATCCAATGTTTACActgatttttcttcctttctggTCTGATGGGAAGTATAGTGCCACCTGGTGCTGCCTTGTAGTTACTTATGTAAGAAGAAGTGGATGCTAGGAACTAAATTTTTAAATTTAGGTGCTTATCTTCTGTGCTTAGGCACTTCAGTAAAAGTGGGATGGGTTTTTTCAGCAGTACTGACATAGCTCTAGTCAAAGTCAGTGGGATTGAAGGCACTCAGAATTTTTGAAaatcaagtagggatgtaaatattgATCAAAACAGTAAACCAGTTAAACTAATAAAATTAcattgcttaaccagttaactgctggTGAGGGTAGGAcatccagaggggggggggggtcttactGTTGCTGATGGGTTATTTACTGTTGCTGATGGGTCTGCTGCAGCTTGGCTGGGGCCGTGGCTGTGTTGCGGACAGGGATGGGGCCATGCCACGATTGGTGCCAAGAGCCAGAGCCGCAGCTGGGGCCTAGATCCAGAGCCATGGCTGGGCtacagctgggagctgggaccaAGACTCAGGACCACTGCCGGAAGCTGGGGCTCGGGGCCACTGCAGTATTACTGGgtctgggctgggagctgtggtCAGAATCTGGAACCTGGGACGGCTGAGGTATGGCGGGGTCCAGGGCCGCTAGAGCTAGGAGCAAGGGGCCGCTGGGAcggctgtgggtggggctgccACGACCGGGATCTGGGGCCACTGTGGCACCACTGGGGTCCCACCTGCCTGCCATGTGGGCCTGCCTACTGCTCTGATATGACAGGGTTCCTGCTAGCCGGCTCCACACGGCTGACAGtcgggttaactggttaccaagTGAGCATTCCGGTAAGCCTAATGTTTACTGGTTAAGCTTCTACATCGCTAAAATCAACCCATTTTTATTTAGGTACATAGTCATGGGATTTAGAAAGTAGGTTTGAAATCTTTGGCCTCTGTCTCAACCTCAGTAATACGTTAGGGAAGAAATAATGTGCTGGCTAATTACAGTTTTATGTAGCTTATCTGTTTTAGTATGTAAACATAATTGTCCACCAGGTTTCTCAGAATTAAATTAATCATTATCTTTAATGACTTAGAGCAATTGGGTGGCTCTCTGTTATTTTtatcaatattttaatttttttttaaatgtgtccaTAGGTAAAAACATCAGAGTTTTATCGATACTCTCGGCAGCTGCGGCATGAAGTTGACCAAGCCATGAATTATTTTCATAGTGTTCACCAACAGCCTTTGATGGAAATGAAATCCAACCGTATTCGTTCTGCCAAACCCCAGACTGCAGTATTTAGAGGAATGATAGGACACAGCATGGTAAATAGCAAAATTCTTCTTCTGCACAAACCAAGGGTCTGGTGGGAGCTAGAGGGCCCTCAAGTACCTTTACGACCAGACTGTCTTGCCATTGTCAATAATTTTGTATTCTTGTTAGGTGGGGAAGAACTGGGGCCAGATGGTGAGTTTCATGCTTCCTCCAAAGTATTTAGATATGATCCTAGACAAAACACTTGGTTGCGAATGGCAGACATGTCTGTTCCACGTTCCGAGTTTGCTGTTGGTGTTATTGGGAGGTACATCTATGCTGTGGCTGGGAGAACAAGGGATGAAACATTTTACTCAACTGAACGGTACGATATCACTGAAGACAAGTGGGAATTTGTGGATCCTTATCCTGTAAATAAATATGGACATGAAGGAACTGTGCTCAGTAACAAGTTGTATATCACTGGTGGAATTACTTCATCTTCCACTTCTaagcaagtgtgtgtgtttgaCCCCAGTAAAGAAGGGACGGTGGAACAGCGAACAAGGAGAACACAAGTGGTTACTAACTGTTGGgagaacaaatgcaaaatgaaTTATGCAAGATGCTTTCACAAAATGATTTCCTATAATGGTAAACTTTATGTTTTTGGTGGTGTTTGTGTGATCTTGAGGGCCTCCTTTGAGTCTCAAGGATGTCCTTCTACAGAGGTTTATGACCCAGATGCTGATCAGTGGACTATTCTAGCTTCTATGCCTATTGGAAGAAGTGGTCATGGTGTAGCTGTTTTGGACAAACAGATAATGGTTCTTGGAGGCCTTTGTTACAATGGTCATTACAGTGATTCAATTCTCACCTTTGATCCAGAGGAAAACAAATGGAAAGAAGATGAATACCCAAGAATGCCCTGCAAGTTGGATGGTTTACAAGTTTGCAGCCTGCACTTTCCTGAGTATGTACTGGAGCATGTTAGACGTTGCAACTAAAAAAGCACCATTCAACCCCATGAAACACACAAAGTTATCTCTAATTTGACAAGAAAACAAAGCAGAGTTAAATAATTTAAAGACATTGGTTTGTGTGTAAAACAGCTATTAAATGCATAGAGAAATGGGATGTACAGGGAATGCACCTACTACGTTAATTAGAAATGCCAAATCTGTGGTCTGGTATTGTAaaggttgtgttttgtttttgtttttttaataaacaaacaTAATTGCTATAATGGTAgggggagaaaaatatttttcagcgtTTACTTTTTTTCCTTTGTGGCCTTTTATGTTCATGCAATAAGTTTATTCTGTGACCATAACAGCAGCATCTTTCTTCGAACCAGTTGAATATGATGGAGAGAAGGGAGACAGAAGaataaatattttgcattttaattttcatTAAGTGTCAGGAAAGGATTCAGCAGCCTTACTGGGAGAATACCTGATTTAAACTCAAGTGCAAGGGTTTCATTTTGTTCCTTTAAGCTGTGttagatatttttattttctccatTTATCAGTACTTACAGTCCACTTTGTTTTTTCCCCgtacatacattttaaaattatcttgATCTTTGTGCATGGCTTTTCCCTGGATTTGTACAATAATATCAGTAAGTCTGCCAAAAATGCAAGTTATACATTTTCTATTAAATTGACAATGAAGCATTTTTATACTCAAACACTTGTTTCTATGCTGCCTTCTATTGTCTGCATTGTGTTTGGTGAGTAAAATATATACACAACACTGTAAGATCTATATAATGCATCTTTTTATGTGCAATTAGGATATATTTTTAACTTGGGCACAGATTCAGCCATATCTGTTGAATTTTAGATATAGTAGCATCCTTTCTTGAATTAAATAATACAAAATTCTTAAGTAACTGGAGGCCTAGTTTGGTATCAAGCCTATCTTTGGTATACACTGATTCATTCAGTAATATTTGAAGTGTTTATATTAAAACATAACTGTTAACAGTTTGacatttttatatattattttaaaaaagtaactaCAGCTTACCCAGTTACAATCCTTCACTTTGAATATGTTgccttgtttttaataaaaatcagaAATGTCAGTAAGCAAGCATGAACACTGCAGGAACATGCGGCTTTTTTGTCAGACCTGGATATACTATTATTTAATAATGGCATCGCTTGTAGTTGTGTTGAAGTGATGTAATCTAATAATTTTTAAAGCATCAACTAATAGGAACTGCTGTCTTCTGAAAATGTGGGGTTAGGCAGTTGGGGACAATGTTTACCATTTCTGTAACCTTTAAAATACAAACCTACAAAACTATAGCTACTGACCTCATACTTCCTGAAATAAGACCTGTGATCCAAGAGGGCTTGAATAACTGCACCATGTTTGAGCACTTTGTTAACTTGTTGACTTTTACTGACTGTAGATTGGTGAGACTATTCCTCAAGATAgatataattataaaaataaagcatTAAAATCCTAGTTTTTTCACACTAGTGTGACATTAGCCTCTAATGCAGTCAAGAGGAAAAACATTGTCCCTCTAAAATTCGAGGCTAATGCTGAGCTCAAATACGCAGGGACAAACTGCTGAGAAAAACTGTAAAATCTGCATAGCTTGTAAAATCATCTGCTTACATGAAACTCTGCAGCATTAGATTTTTACAAGATACATAGTAATGGCTGAGAATCCATTTCTCTTTCAGCACCTCCCAACCAGAAGTCACTGTAGAAAAGGAATGTACAGTACTCAGGGAGTTCAAAAGAATGCACTTATAAGGGACCAAATACACCCTAAATTTGCTGTGATAACTGGTAAGAAGTTTGTTTGGCTAAACAAAATTAGAAATGAAtaacaaatattaaaatgttttgtgaAATGCACCATGCTCACATTTAATGGTATCTTTTTTGTCTTTTAGTAGTGTTCTTTCAAGTTCTGGATTAAGAGAAATGGGAGGACATGGAATTATATTGCAGTTTTTTTAATTAGCAATAATTTAGCAAAGTAGATTTGATTATTGTAAGATTTGATGAGATGAAAACATTTACACCACGGTAGCTGGAATGAAGAAGCATGTTTAAGCCAGAACATTCAGTCTTCTGGTGTTCACCACAGCTTGTAGCTAAATGTAATTCTTTGCTTATTATTTCCCTATATTCTCAATTTACAAGaataaaatttaattttcttCATTCGTAACCTGAATGACACCTTTTTTGGGCTAAATCATGGCCTTGTATGTAGATGGATTCCTGCAGCCATGTGGGCACCCTTGGCCTTAGTGGGCCCTGCGCAGGTGCATActtctgtgtgtgtatatttcaTTGCAGAATCAGAATTCAAGACAAGTTATCTTACTTTACACCTGTTTTGCTCTCTTTGTTAATAGCCTATTTTTGGTATGTTATGTAAAAGGGGCAACAAAGAGTAGTAGTCCTGCTGTCTAGGTAGGCTTGTACAAGCCTATTGTGAATAATAGTGAGCATTTAGGGATGAGCTAGGGGAACTATTGTTGATCTGAAAACTTGGTCTTCCATGATTTAAGTATAATGGGATAAAGAGATTTTACAAAAATGGGTGCCTAAAGTTATTTTCCTAATTCTGTACTTCAGCACCTATTTttaagtgctgagcacccagcagCTATCAGAAAAGACAAAGGGAATGTGGGATGCTTGGTCTTATTGAAAACAAGGCTAGTTAAGGTTTCTGTGCCTCTTAGCCCTTTTAGGTACCCAGTTTTCAAAATCTTGTTTAAGGCCTGTAATACTAGTCATTTTGTGAAATTTGAACTTGAACTAACTGTTGGTTTCAGCTTCAGCTGATATGTTGGCTGTAACCATTTAAACATTGAGAATGATTTGCATTTGCCTGGTTTAGAATGTATAGGAGGCTGGGAATGTTTTGTAATTTACATTTTCTATCATGCTCATTATCTCAATCAACAAATATTCAACTAATCCACTTTATCTTGCATTTTTTATATAGCTCAGaggattgttttctttttcattaaaTCATTTTGTGTGCATTTGCCTTTAGTACCTATGCTTCCAATAATTAGtcagtttaaacaaacaaaacaattaatGCTAGCTAATCAGACTTGCATATCACCATTGAGATCTCTTGAATATGATTGACGTTTGTTCTAGGGGTTTTTTACCAGTTCAGTGCGCCTCTAgtttagtgtttcttaaactgtggtcCACGGCACACCAATGTGCCACAatgcagtcagaggtgtgctgcggagaacataattcaaaatggctgcccttaaaggggcaggcaactttttttctcaataacttccctcctggcccttccctctcccatctcccacctttttttttcccctcaacaaaaaaatccttggtgttcctcattaatacaaaaattgtttggtgttccttggtcttaaaaagtttaagaaacactgctctagttaaTGAGGAAGAAGGTAAACCTAGCCCTTTACAGTAAATTTGCTCATTTGTATTCCCCGTtacttttctttacttttttaaaCTTGACACATAATCTGGTTTTAAACAGCAACAGTACTTACATTGTAAAAAAGGACAGACATACTTAGTCTAATCTCTTTTTCTCAATTTTAAACAAGTTTGATGTTGGATTATCTGGCTCTCTCAACTTTCTTCCTGGTTCAAGGAGGAATGCTATTCCCTTATTAGGGGCCAGAACCTGTAAGGTGTACTGTCCACTTCATGAAACATGCTGAGCATCATGAGTTCTCATTAGGAGCCCAACGTGTTCAATACCTTACCAATTCAGGCTCATTTGAAAAGCATTCAGCTCCCATTTAAATACCAAAGTaattggccagattttcaaaattaaGCTATTAGCACTAGTTGCTCTGACCACTTTTGAAAGTCTG
Protein-coding regions in this window:
- the KLHL15 gene encoding kelch-like protein 15 isoform X1, yielding MAGDVEGFSSSIHDTSVSAGFRALYEEGLLLDVTLVIEDHQFQAHKALLATQSDYFRIMFTADMRERDQDKIHLKGLTATGFSHVLQFMYYGTIELSMNTVHEILQAAMYVQLIEVVKFCCSFLLAKVCLENCAEIMRLLDDFGVNIDGVREKLDSFLLENFVPLMSRPDFLSYLSFEKLMSYLDNDHLSRFPEIELYEAVQAWLRHDRRRWRHTDTIIQNIRFCLMTPSSVFEKVKTSEFYRYSRQLRHEVDQAMNYFHSVHQQPLMEMKSNRIRSAKPQTAVFRGMIGHSMVNSKILLLHKPRVWWELEGPQVPLRPDCLAIVNNFVFLLGGEELGPDGEFHASSKVFRYDPRQNTWLRMADMSVPRSEFAVGVIGRYIYAVAGRTRDETFYSTERYDITEDKWEFVDPYPVNKYGHEGTVLSNKLYITGGITSSSTSKQVCVFDPSKEGTVEQRTRRTQVVTNCWENKCKMNYARCFHKMISYNGKLYVFGGVCVILRASFESQGCPSTEVYDPDADQWTILASMPIGRSGHGVAVLDKQIMVLGGLCYNGHYSDSILTFDPEENKWKEDEYPRMPCKLDGLQVCSLHFPEYVLEHVRRCN